The genomic interval AAGGCTCGATCGACTGCTACGGCGGCAAGCCTGAAGCAAGCATGGCCAATGTCACCAAGTCCGGTTTCTTCAACCAGATGAATGGCTACCGCGCCGGCAACCCTGCCGAACTGATCCGCAAGTAAATCGCGACGAGCAGTTATTGTTAACGAACATTGAAAGGTAAATCGAGATGTCTGGAACCTTTGAAAATCCTGAAGTAATCCAAGAAGAAGTTGACATTCTTCTTATCGGCGGCGGCATGGCTTGTTGCGGTGCGGCTTATGAAATCATGCGCTGGGCTGATGCAGCCAAGCGTGAAAACGGCGTTGACCTGAAAATCAAGCTGGTGGACAAAGCTGCAATGGACCGCTCCGGTGCCGTGGCTCAAGGTCTGTCCGCGATCAACACCTACATCGGTGACGCGCAAGATCCTGCTGACTACGCTCGCATGGTCTCCAACGACCTGATGGGTATTACCCGCGACGACTTGGCCTACGATGTGGGCCGTCACGTTGACGAATCCGTTCACCTGTTCGAAGAATGGGGTCTGCCAATCTGGAAGACCGACGAAGCCGGCGAGCGTCATGACGGTTCCGTCGATATGCCCAAGCTGAAAGACGGCGGCAAGCCCGTACGTTCCGGCAAATGGCAGATCATGATTAACGGCGAATCCTACAAGTGGATCGTTGCTGAAGCTGCTAAAAAAGCACTCGGCATGGACCGCATCCAGGAACGTATTTTCATCGTTAAGCTGGTGAACGACAAAAACGACAAAAACCGCATCGCCGGTGCTGTTGGTTTCTCCGTTCGTGAAAACAAGGTTGTTGTGTACAAGGCCAAGGCAATTCTGCTGGCTGCCGGTGGTTGCGTAAACCTGTTCCGCCCCCGTTCAGTTGGTGAAGGTCAAGGTCGTGCATGGTACCCAGTATGGAATGCAGGCTCCACCTACACCATGGCTGCTGAAGCCGGCGCAGAACTGACCATGATGGAAAACCGCTTCGTGCCAGCCCGTTTCAAAGACGGTTACGGCCCGGTCGGCGCATGGTTCCTGTTGTTCAAAGCCCAAGCCACCAACGCCAATGGCGAAGTGTACATGGTCAAGAACAAGGAAATGCTGAACGACTATCCTCCGTATGGTCAAGCTGCCGTTCCTGCTTCCTGCCTGCGTAACCACCTGATGCTGAAGGAAATGAAAGAAGGTCGCGGCCCAATTTACATGGACACCGTGACTGCTCTTGCCAAGCTGAAAGAGACTCTGTCTCCGCGCGAAGTGAAGCACCTGGAAGCAGAAGCCTGGGAAGACTTCCTGGACATGTGCGTTGGTCAGTGCGGCGTCTGGGTTGGCGAAAACATCGAGCCGGAAAAGAAAAACTCCGAACTGATGCCTACCGAACCGTACCTGTTGGGTTCGCACTCCGGTTGCTGCGGCATCTGGACTTCCGGTCCTGAAGACGTTGGCGCTCCGATGACCGAAGGACAAGCTGGCGTACCTGCTCACCTGCCAACAGGCTGGAACTGGGGCTACCGCGGCATGACTACGGTCAAGGGTCTGTTCACCGCTGGCGACGGCGTGGGCGCATCCGGCCACAAGTTCTCCTCCGGCTCCCATGCTGAAGGTCGTCTGGCTGCCAAGGCCATGGTCAAGTACTGCATCGACAACAAGGACATGGTTGTTGAGCTGGACACGCCGGCAGACCAACTGGTTGCTGAAATCTACAAGCCAGTGCGTACCTACCTTGAGTTCAAGGACTACTCCACAGCAATCGACGTTAACCCCAACTACATCACACCCAAGATGCTGCAGTTCCGTCTGCAGAAAATCATGGACGAGTATGTTGCTGGCGTTGCGACCTACTACACCACCAACGACAAGATGTTGGCTGTAGCTAGCGAGAAGCTGGACATGCTGAAGGAAGACGCAGAAAAAATGCGTGCGAAAGACCTGCACGAACTGCTGCGTGCGTGGGAAAACTACCACCGCATCCTGACTGCTGAAGCTCACATGAAACACATCCTGTTCCGTGAAGAAAGCCGTTACCCTGGCTTCTACTACCGCATGGACAAGAACTTCGTCGATGAAGAGAACTGGAAGTGCTTCGTGAACTCCATCTATGACAAGACAACCAAACAATGGACCTGCTTCAAGCGCGCCCACGTGGATCTGGTTGACAAGTCCAAGCTGTTCAAGCCTGCTGCTCACTAAGAGTTTGCTGTAACAGTGTAGTAAAATGAAAGCCGGGCGCCGCAAGGTGCCCGGTTTTTTCTTTCAGACGCAAATATGCATGATGCGCGCATGGACAAGTGCCAAGACACAAGGGCAGGCAAAACCTTCCTTCTGCCTGGACATTTAGGAACAACCATTTCCGGCTGTGAAAAGCCGGCAGAACTGACGAGGAATATCATGGACGAACAGGAATTCAACAATCTGGCCAAGGAATCCCCTTTTAGGGAAAGCCCGGTCATGCCAAACATGCTGGAAGGCGACACCACCATCCAGTTCCGTTGCCATCGCAACGTCAAATGCTGGAATGCCTGCTGCAGCAATATCGACATCCCGCTAACGCCCTATGACATCCTGCGGCTGAAGAACCGTTTGGGCCTATCCTCCGCTGAATTTCTCCAGCAATACACCTTCCCTTACGAACTGGACAAGGACGGCCTGCCAGGCGTGAAATTCCAGCCAGTCGAAGGCGGCACTGCCTGCCAGTTCATGGTGGCAGAAGGCTGCAGCGTCTATGAAGACCGGCCCGCCGCCTGCCGCTACTACCCTGTCGCACTTCTGTCCATGCGCCGTTCGGACGAATACACCGACCGCACAGGCTACGCGCTGGTACAGGAAAAACACTGCCTGGGGCACCAGGAAGAGCGCAAGCTGACCATCGAGGAATACCGCCAGGAACAGGGCGTCAGCGATTACGACGAGAAAAGCCGTGGTTGGCGCCAGTTGATTTTGAAGAAGAAATCCACTGGTTCCACTGTCGGCAAACCGCCGATGATTTCCAATCAGCTGTTCTTCATGGCGAGCTATGACATGGATCGCTTCCGCGCCTTCGTCATGAGCCCGTCTTTCAATGAATCCTACATGGTGCCGGTTGAAACCATGGCGGAAATCGTGGCTGACGATGAAAAGCTCATGGAATTCGCCTTCAATTTCCTCAAGCAATCGCTGTTTAACGAAAAGTTCCTGGAAGAGCAGGAAGGCGCTTTCGAGAAGCACCGCGCCAGGCTGAATGCGCGCGGTCAGGCTATTCGGGCCGCCATGGAACAGGGTCGCCAGAAGATGGAGGACGACAAGTACGATCCGGAACCCCGGCCCGGCGACTGCGGCTGCGGCGGGAACGACTAGGCGAAAACCGATGGAAGCGCACACCCTGGCACCGGAAGAGCATTTCATTCGCGAAGAGCCCTACTATGAACCGGTCGGCCAGGAAATCGGCATATTCGAAGCGGCCTACCGCAACAAGCTGCCGGTGCTGCTTAAAGGGCCGACCGGGTGCGGCAAGACGCGCTTCATGGAATACATGGCATGGCGCCTGAAGCGCCCGTTGATCACGGTGTCATGCCATGACGACCTGACCGCATCCGACCTGGTCGGGCGCTTCCTGGTCAAGGGCGGCGAAACGGTATGGGTGGATGGTCCGCTGGCGCGTGCCGTGCGGGCCGGCGGCATTTGCTACCTGGACGAGATCGTCGAGGCGCGCAAGGACACCATGGTGGTGATTCACCCCCTGGCGGACGACCGTCGTGCGCTGCCGATGGAGAAGCTGGGCACCCTGCTGGAAGCCGACGACAACTTTTGCCTCGCCATTTCCTACAACCCTGGCTACCAGAGCGTCTTGAAGGACCTCAAGCAAAGCACGAGGCAACGCTTTGTTGCGCTGGAATTCAACTACCCCGCTGCGGAACTGGAACGCAAGATTGTCAGCACGGAATCCGGTGTGGCCCCGGAGATCGCCGAGAAACTGGTCAAGTTCGCGCAAATGACGCGCAACCTCAAGGGAAGCGGCCTGGAGGAAGGCGCCAGCACGCGCCTGCTGGTCCATGCGGCCAAACTCATCGCCTCGCACATCGAGCCCGTCGCGGCTTGCCAAAGCGCCATTGCCCAGGCTCTTACCGACGACGAAGAGATGCTGGCTGCAGTGCAGGAACTTTCGTCGTCACTGTTCTAGTGGGCCAGGCTTAACGCGCCTTTCTGTCTGCCATGACAACCCACCCACACTCGGCCAGCGCGATAAACCGTTACCTCGAGGAATTGCTCGAAGTCGAGTTCACTTTTCTCCAGGTGGGCGAATTGGCAACATCGCTGGCTGCGCTCGCCGCGGAAAACCGGGAATTCCTGCTCGGCTGGACACGGCGCATCGCCTCCACCAATATCCAGATTGCCTACCAGTTCGCGCTCCGCGCAATAACACTGCTCGACCACACGGACCGTCGCATGATCGAGGCGTGGGCACTCCACGCCATGGACACCTACGACCGCAGCGGTCTGTCCTCCGGCATGCGCGTCATCAAGGAGGTGGAAAACTTCGCGCACCAGAGCCATGCGCGCTCGGCCGGCGTGGTGTTCGAGGACGTCGCCGGCATCATGCTCAACTTCGTACACGGCCTGTCCGGCAGGCGCCTCAAACTCGAACCGGGCGACGCCGCATACACCGACAGCGAAACGCTGTTTCTGCCCGCAGTCATCGCCCGCATGCAAACGGCGAGGCACAACTTCACCCTGTGCAAGGCCACGGTCGCCATGATGTGGGCCCAGACGCGCTATGGCAGTTTTCGCGTGGAGCTTCCCCAATTGCTCGCCGCCTATGAAGATGGCGAACGCGCGCTGAACTGCTTCCATGCGCTGGAAACCCTGCGCCTGCAGGCGCGGATCGCGGACGAGTTGCCCGGCCTGTACCGCGAGATGCAGAAACTTGCCGCGCAGCTGGGCGAAACCCTCCCGCATGACTGGGAAGGATACGCCCTGCAGTTGGGGCGCAGCGAAGCTACCGTCGAAGACAGCCTGCGCCTGCTCGTCGATGCCTATGCCGGCACGTCGCTGCCCAGCCTGTGCTACCAGGGCGAACTGCGCCCGGAGGCCGTCGCGGCGTGCATGGCCACGCGCATCGCCAAGGAAAAGATGCTGCTGCGCGTCAAACTGGCGCAGCTCGAACAGGAAGTGCAGAAACACCGCAGCGCCGAGGGCAGCGACAAACCCGCGAAATTCGGCCTGGCTGAAAAAGCGGAAAACGAATCCGGGCTCACCGCTCTCGAACTCACGCTGGATGGCGCACCGGTTGCACCGCCCGAGGACGTACGCCAGCTGATCACCTCGATCCAGCTCGACCTTGGCGAGATTCCCCCTGAATACCTCGTCGCGGCTGGCCCGGGCGAATACGACCCGAGCCTTTACGAGGAAAAACCCGCCGACCCGGACGCAGTATGGCAAGGCACCTATCACGAAGAAGGCGCCACGCTCTATCCCGAGTGGGATTACGGCCGCCAGCATTACCGCAAGAACTGGTGCGTCATGCGCGAGAAGGACGTGACGCCGGTACATGACGGATTCCGCGCCGCCACGCTGGGCAAATACAGTGGCCTGCTGAAACATTTGCGCAAGACCTTCGAGGCCATGCGCGACGAGAATCGCCTGCTGAAACGCCAGTCCTACGGCGACAACGTCGATATCGACGCGCTGGTGGAAGCGCTGGCCGATGCCCGCGACGGCAGCGAAATGAGCGATCGCCTGTTCATGCGCATGCATCGCACCGAGCGCAACATCGCGGTGATGTTCATGGTCGACATGAGCGGCAGCACGCGCGGCTGGATCAACGACGCCGAACGCGAATCACTGGTGCTGCTGTGCGAAACGCTGGAAACCCTGGGCGACCGCTACGCCATCTACGGCTTTTCCGGCACCACGCGCAAACGCTGCGAACTGTTCCGCATCAAGCGCTTCGACGAGCCTTACAACGAAGAAGTGCAGGGCCGCATCAGCGGCATCCGTCCGCAGGAATACACCCGCATGGGCTTCGCCATCCGCCACCTGACCAGCCTGCTGAAAGGCGTCGAGGCCCGCACCAAGCTGCTCATCACCCTGTCCGACGGCAAGCCCGACGACTACAACGACAACTACCGCACCCGGTACGGCATCGAAGACACGCGCAAAGCTCTGCAGGAAGCGCAGCGCAGCGGGATTCACCCGTTCTGCATCACGCTCGACGAAAAGGCGCGCGACTACCTGCCCCACCTCTATGGGGCGGTCAATTACACGGTGATCGACCAGGTCGGCAAGCTGCCTTTCAAGGTCGCCGACATCTACCGGCGATTGACGAGCTAGGGAAATCCGCTTACCTTGTCGGGCTCATCAGATCAGGAAAAATAATGCGCAAATATTGGGCCATCCTCAGCGCCGCGCTGTTCATTTTCAGCGCCTCGGCACAAGCAAGCGAATCCAAGGAAGCGGGCCCCTCTCCCTACGCCAAGCTCGAAACGCTCACTGTCAACCTCGAGGGCCTTACGCAGTACCTGCAGGTCAACATGGTCCTGAAGGTCGCGAAGCCGGAAATAAGCGAATCGATCAAGAATTGGAACCCCGTGATCCGCCATGAATTGATCCTGCTGCTCAGCAGCCAGAAAGGCGAAGAGCTTGCCACGCTGGAGGGCAAGAAAAAAGTGATGTCAGCCATCAAGGCCGCCATCAACAAGATCCTGAAACTGGATGACAAAACCGGCGTTTCGGACGTATTGTTCGAGACCTTCGTCATCCAGTAAGCAGGCAGCCTCCTACACCGTCAGAACCTCGAATTCGCGCCGCGCTTCGCCTGCCACGGCGCGTTCCCTCCACGGGTCGTTTTCGCCCTGGACGGCGAACATCAGCCTCGCATACAGCGCCTTGCGCCCGGCCTCGTCTTCCAGCACCTTTTTCTTGACGTAATCCAGCCCGACGCGCTGCAGCCAGTGCACGGTGCGGTCGAGGTAGCGCGCCTCCTCGCGGTAGAGCTGCAGAAAGGCGCCGCTGTATTCCAACACTTCTTCCGCCGTTTTCACCTTGACCAGGAACTCCGCCACTTCGGTCTTGATGCCGCCGTTGCCGCCGACATAGATTTCCCAGCCCGAGTCCACGCCGATCACGCCCACGTCCTTGATCGCCGCTTCGGCGCAGTTGCGCGGGCAGCCCGACACCGCCAGTTTGACCTTGTGCGGCGCCCACATCTTGTAGAAAGCCTTTTCCAGGTCGATGCCCATCTGGGTCGAATTCTGCGTGCCGAAGCGGCAAAACTCGCTGCCGACGCAGGTTTTAACCGTGCGCAGCGCCTTGCCGTAGGCGTGGCCGGAAGGCATGTCGAGGTCGGCCCATACCCCCGGCAGGTCTTCCTTCTTGATACCGAACAGGTCGATGCGCTGCCCGCCGGTGACGCGGATCATGGGCACGGCATATTTGTCCGCCACGTCGGCGATGCGGCGCAGGTCGGCCGCGTTGGTCAGGCCGCCCCACATGCGCGGCACCACGGAATAAGTGCCGTCTTTCTGGATGTTGGCGTGGGCGCGCTCGTTGATGAAACGCGATTGCGGGTCGTCCTTCGCTTCGCGCGGCCAGGTCGAAATCAGGTAGTAATTGAGCGCCGGGCGGCAGGACGCGCAGCCGTTGGGCGTGCGCCACTGCATGAATTCCATCGCCTCGGGAATCGACAGCAGTTTCTGCTCGCGAATCACCGCGCGCACTTCCTCGTGGGTATAGTCGGTACAGCCGCACATGGATTTGGCGGCAGGCGCCGGAGAATAATCGCCGCCCAGCGTGGAAGCCAGAATCTGCTCCACCAGGCCGGTGCACGAGCCGCACGAAGAGGCGGCCTTGGTATGCTTCTTCACGTCGTCCACGGTGAACAGGCCGTTCAGCTTGATCGCCTTGACGATGTCACCCTTGCACACGCCGTTGCAGCCGCACACCTCCATTTCGTCGCTCATGGCCGCGGCCTTGTTCTGCCCCTGGTGGCCGACATCGCCGACATGGCTCTGACCGAACATGAGATGGTCGCGAATATCCGCCACGTCGCGCCCTTCGCGCAGCAGCTGGAAATACCACGCGCCGTACACGGTATCGCCATAGAGGCAGGCGCCGACCAGTTTGTTGTCCTGCAGCACCAGCTTCTTGTACACCCCGCCCATCGGGTCCGAGAGCACGATGTCCTCGGTGTTCTCCCCGCCGCTGAAGTTGCCGGCGGAAAACAGGTCGATGCCGGTCACCTTGAGCTTGGTGGAGGTCACCGATCCCACGTAGCGCCCGATGCCCATTTGCGCGAGGTGGTTGGCGCACACCTTGGCCATCTCGAACAGGGGCGCCACCAGGCCGTAGGCGATGCCGCGGTGGTTGACGCACTCGCCCACCGCGTAGATGCGCGGGTCGTAAGTCTGCATGGTGTCGTTGACCACCACGCCGCGGCTGCAATGAATGCCGGCAGACTCCGCCAGTGCGCTGTTGGGGCGAATGCCCACCGCCATCACCACCAGGTCGGCGGGAATTTCGCTGCCATCCTTGAAGCGCAGGGCGGCAACGCGGCCATCCTTGCCGACGATCTGTTCGGTCTGTTTCTGCAGCAGGAACTTCAGCCCCTTGTCCTCCAGGCTCTTCTGCAGCAACCCCGCGGCAGTCTTGTCCAGTTGCCGCTCCAGCAGATACTCGGCGATATGCACCACGGTCACGTCCATGCCGCGCAACTTCAGACCATTCGCCGCTTCCAGGCCCAGCAGGCCGCCGCCGATCACCACCGCATGCTTGTGCTGCTGCGAAGCGGCCACCATCGCGTCCACATCGTGAATGTCGCGGAAGCCGATCACGCCAGCCAGGTCGTTGCCGGGCAGCGGCAGGATGAAGGGCGTGGAGCCGGTGGCGAGGATCAGGCGATCGTAGCCGGCTTCAGTGCCATCCGCAGCGACCACCACGCGCGCCTTGCGGTCGATTTTCACGATCTTTTTGTTGAGGTGCAGCCTGATGCCGTGCTCCGCGTACCAGTCCACGTCGTTGAGCATAATGTCCTGTATGGTTTGCTCGCCGGCCAGCACGGGCGACAGCATGATGCGGTTGTAGTTGGCATAGGGCTCGGCGCCGAACACCGTGATGTCATAGAGGTCCGGCGCCAGCTTGAGTACCTCCTCCAGCGTGCGCACCCCGGCCATGCCGTTGCCCACCATTACCAGTTTCAGTTTTTGCATGATTCAGCTCCTGAGAATTCGATCATTCGTCTTAGTTCCGGCACGCAGGAACCGCACTCCGTGCCGCATTTCAATTTTTCCTGCAGTTCCACCAGACCAGCGCCGCCGGCGATTTCCGCTTCGATTTCCTTGGCCGACACGTTGAAGCAGTTGCACACCACCTTGCCGCGGCTGACCTGCCCCGAAGGCGGTGCAGCCAACGGCGCCAGCGCCCAGCTGCGTACTTCGGACAAAGCCAGGCCGCGCTCCATGCCGTCCTTGAGCCATTCGGCGGCTGCCGTCTCGCCGGTCAGCAGCGCGCCGGTGATGGCGCCCTCCTCGGCCAGCAGCCTTTTGGCGATGCCGCGGCGCGCGTCGCGGTAGCTCAGCGCACGGGTGCCGTCCTCCAGCGCCAGCAACTGTTCCAGCGCGGTCAACGCCGCCGCGTCGGGCGCATGCGTTGCAGCTGCGCGCAGCACCATCACCTCCATATCGCGCCCGGCCAGGCCGAGCGTGACGTAAGGAAATTGCCCCAGCACCGGGCGCAACTTCTCCATCCATTCCGCGCCATCGCCGCTGCGCAAGCCCACCATCTGCCACGGCAGATCGACCGCCTCGACCTGCACTGCCGCGTGCTTGAGCTCGGGCTGGTGCGACTGGGGATCGCAGGCATTGGTCGTCAGGGCGTTCACGCCCTGCCCGCTCAGGAAGCGGCTGCCCCAGTGCATGGGCAGAAACACCTGGCCCGGCCGCAAGTCCGCGCATGCCTGCACCGGCAGCACCAGTTCGCCGCGCCGGCTCCTGATGCGCACCAGAGCGCCGGCCTTGAGGCCGCGCCGTTCCAGGTCGAGCGGATGCATCTCCAGCAGGGGCGCTTCGACGTGGTTCCACAGGCGCGCCGCCAGTCCGGTGCGGCTCATGCCGTGCCACTGGTCGCGCAGCCTGCCGGTCAGCAGGGTGAAGGGATAACGCGCATCGGCTTGCTCGGCTGCGGGGCGATACCTGGTATCGGCAAAACGTGCGCGCCGGCTGCTCGAGGGGAACACGCCATCGCCGTACAAGCGCGCCGTTCCTGCCTGAGCGCCCTGCGGATAAGGCCATTGCTGCGGCCCTTGAGATTCCAGCACGGCGTAGCTCAGACCGGTCATGTCCAGATCCCGCCCTCGCGTGGCGGCACGGTGCTCGTCGAAAATCTGCTGCGCATGTTCATAGTAAAAAAGCCGCCTGGCCAGATCGCCCTTGCCCAGGCATGCACCCAGACGGCGTGCGAAGTCGGCGGCGATTTCCCAGTCGGCGCGGGCCTTGCCGGGAGGCGGCACGGCGGCGCTGACCCGGCCGATGCAGCGCTCGGAGTTGGTCATGCAGCCCTCCTTCTCCGGCCAGGTGGCGGCGGGCAGCAGGATGTCGGCATAGGCAGCGGTCTCGGTGCCGGCGAAGGCTTCCTGCACCACCACCAGTTCGGCCTGCTCCAGCGCCTCGCGCACCAGTTGCTGATGCGGCAGGGATTGCGCCGGATTGGTGCAGGCGATCCAGATCGCCTTGATCTCGCCGCTGCGCACCGCTTCGAACATTTCCACGGCGGTCTTGCCTGGGCGTTCGGGCAGGGACGGCACATCCCACAGTTGTGCCACTTCCGCGCGGTGTTCGACGTTCGCCGGATCGCGATGGCCTGGCAGCAGGGTCGCCATGGCACCCACTTCGCGCCCGCCCATGGCGTTAGGTTGGCCGGTGAGCGACAGCGGCCCGGCACCGGGCTTGCCGATCTGGCCGGTGGCGAGGTGCAGGTTGATCAGCGCGGCGTTGTTGTCCGTGCCGTGGGTGGATTGATTCAGGCCCTGGCAATATAGCGACAGCGTCGCCCCGGACT from Sulfurimicrobium lacus carries:
- the aprA gene encoding adenylyl-sulfate reductase subunit alpha, translating into MSGTFENPEVIQEEVDILLIGGGMACCGAAYEIMRWADAAKRENGVDLKIKLVDKAAMDRSGAVAQGLSAINTYIGDAQDPADYARMVSNDLMGITRDDLAYDVGRHVDESVHLFEEWGLPIWKTDEAGERHDGSVDMPKLKDGGKPVRSGKWQIMINGESYKWIVAEAAKKALGMDRIQERIFIVKLVNDKNDKNRIAGAVGFSVRENKVVVYKAKAILLAAGGCVNLFRPRSVGEGQGRAWYPVWNAGSTYTMAAEAGAELTMMENRFVPARFKDGYGPVGAWFLLFKAQATNANGEVYMVKNKEMLNDYPPYGQAAVPASCLRNHLMLKEMKEGRGPIYMDTVTALAKLKETLSPREVKHLEAEAWEDFLDMCVGQCGVWVGENIEPEKKNSELMPTEPYLLGSHSGCCGIWTSGPEDVGAPMTEGQAGVPAHLPTGWNWGYRGMTTVKGLFTAGDGVGASGHKFSSGSHAEGRLAAKAMVKYCIDNKDMVVELDTPADQLVAEIYKPVRTYLEFKDYSTAIDVNPNYITPKMLQFRLQKIMDEYVAGVATYYTTNDKMLAVASEKLDMLKEDAEKMRAKDLHELLRAWENYHRILTAEAHMKHILFREESRYPGFYYRMDKNFVDEENWKCFVNSIYDKTTKQWTCFKRAHVDLVDKSKLFKPAAH
- a CDS encoding YkgJ family cysteine cluster protein, with the protein product MDEQEFNNLAKESPFRESPVMPNMLEGDTTIQFRCHRNVKCWNACCSNIDIPLTPYDILRLKNRLGLSSAEFLQQYTFPYELDKDGLPGVKFQPVEGGTACQFMVAEGCSVYEDRPAACRYYPVALLSMRRSDEYTDRTGYALVQEKHCLGHQEERKLTIEEYRQEQGVSDYDEKSRGWRQLILKKKSTGSTVGKPPMISNQLFFMASYDMDRFRAFVMSPSFNESYMVPVETMAEIVADDEKLMEFAFNFLKQSLFNEKFLEEQEGAFEKHRARLNARGQAIRAAMEQGRQKMEDDKYDPEPRPGDCGCGGND
- a CDS encoding CbbQ/NirQ/NorQ/GpvN family protein, with the translated sequence MEAHTLAPEEHFIREEPYYEPVGQEIGIFEAAYRNKLPVLLKGPTGCGKTRFMEYMAWRLKRPLITVSCHDDLTASDLVGRFLVKGGETVWVDGPLARAVRAGGICYLDEIVEARKDTMVVIHPLADDRRALPMEKLGTLLEADDNFCLAISYNPGYQSVLKDLKQSTRQRFVALEFNYPAAELERKIVSTESGVAPEIAEKLVKFAQMTRNLKGSGLEEGASTRLLVHAAKLIASHIEPVAACQSAIAQALTDDEEMLAAVQELSSSLF
- a CDS encoding nitric oxide reductase activation protein NorD, translating into MTTHPHSASAINRYLEELLEVEFTFLQVGELATSLAALAAENREFLLGWTRRIASTNIQIAYQFALRAITLLDHTDRRMIEAWALHAMDTYDRSGLSSGMRVIKEVENFAHQSHARSAGVVFEDVAGIMLNFVHGLSGRRLKLEPGDAAYTDSETLFLPAVIARMQTARHNFTLCKATVAMMWAQTRYGSFRVELPQLLAAYEDGERALNCFHALETLRLQARIADELPGLYREMQKLAAQLGETLPHDWEGYALQLGRSEATVEDSLRLLVDAYAGTSLPSLCYQGELRPEAVAACMATRIAKEKMLLRVKLAQLEQEVQKHRSAEGSDKPAKFGLAEKAENESGLTALELTLDGAPVAPPEDVRQLITSIQLDLGEIPPEYLVAAGPGEYDPSLYEEKPADPDAVWQGTYHEEGATLYPEWDYGRQHYRKNWCVMREKDVTPVHDGFRAATLGKYSGLLKHLRKTFEAMRDENRLLKRQSYGDNVDIDALVEALADARDGSEMSDRLFMRMHRTERNIAVMFMVDMSGSTRGWINDAERESLVLLCETLETLGDRYAIYGFSGTTRKRCELFRIKRFDEPYNEEVQGRISGIRPQEYTRMGFAIRHLTSLLKGVEARTKLLITLSDGKPDDYNDNYRTRYGIEDTRKALQEAQRSGIHPFCITLDEKARDYLPHLYGAVNYTVIDQVGKLPFKVADIYRRLTS
- a CDS encoding flagellar basal body-associated FliL family protein — translated: MRKYWAILSAALFIFSASAQASESKEAGPSPYAKLETLTVNLEGLTQYLQVNMVLKVAKPEISESIKNWNPVIRHELILLLSSQKGEELATLEGKKKVMSAIKAAINKILKLDDKTGVSDVLFETFVIQ
- the nirB gene encoding nitrite reductase large subunit NirB, producing MQKLKLVMVGNGMAGVRTLEEVLKLAPDLYDITVFGAEPYANYNRIMLSPVLAGEQTIQDIMLNDVDWYAEHGIRLHLNKKIVKIDRKARVVVAADGTEAGYDRLILATGSTPFILPLPGNDLAGVIGFRDIHDVDAMVAASQQHKHAVVIGGGLLGLEAANGLKLRGMDVTVVHIAEYLLERQLDKTAAGLLQKSLEDKGLKFLLQKQTEQIVGKDGRVAALRFKDGSEIPADLVVMAVGIRPNSALAESAGIHCSRGVVVNDTMQTYDPRIYAVGECVNHRGIAYGLVAPLFEMAKVCANHLAQMGIGRYVGSVTSTKLKVTGIDLFSAGNFSGGENTEDIVLSDPMGGVYKKLVLQDNKLVGACLYGDTVYGAWYFQLLREGRDVADIRDHLMFGQSHVGDVGHQGQNKAAAMSDEMEVCGCNGVCKGDIVKAIKLNGLFTVDDVKKHTKAASSCGSCTGLVEQILASTLGGDYSPAPAAKSMCGCTDYTHEEVRAVIREQKLLSIPEAMEFMQWRTPNGCASCRPALNYYLISTWPREAKDDPQSRFINERAHANIQKDGTYSVVPRMWGGLTNAADLRRIADVADKYAVPMIRVTGGQRIDLFGIKKEDLPGVWADLDMPSGHAYGKALRTVKTCVGSEFCRFGTQNSTQMGIDLEKAFYKMWAPHKVKLAVSGCPRNCAEAAIKDVGVIGVDSGWEIYVGGNGGIKTEVAEFLVKVKTAEEVLEYSGAFLQLYREEARYLDRTVHWLQRVGLDYVKKKVLEDEAGRKALYARLMFAVQGENDPWRERAVAGEARREFEVLTV
- a CDS encoding molybdopterin-dependent oxidoreductase yields the protein MMAETKSICCYCGTGCGVIVTSDGARVTGVRGDPDHPANRGRLCTKGANLHLTVRSDATRVLQPELRPSRGLERRACGWDEALDTAAERFAAVIREHGPDSVAFYVSGQLLTEDYHVFNKLARGLVGTNNIDSNSRLCMSSAVVGYKTTLGSDAPPACYDDIEQAKCIFIAGANPAFAHPILFRRVEAAKKSNPDLKLIVVDPRRTDTAASADLHLAILPGTDVALFNGMLHVLLWDGLADFEFIRAHTEGFDALKATVREYTPKMVAQICGVTEAQVVQAAQWFGQSGATLSLYCQGLNQSTHGTDNNAALINLHLATGQIGKPGAGPLSLTGQPNAMGGREVGAMATLLPGHRDPANVEHRAEVAQLWDVPSLPERPGKTAVEMFEAVRSGEIKAIWIACTNPAQSLPHQQLVREALEQAELVVVQEAFAGTETAAYADILLPAATWPEKEGCMTNSERCIGRVSAAVPPPGKARADWEIAADFARRLGACLGKGDLARRLFYYEHAQQIFDEHRAATRGRDLDMTGLSYAVLESQGPQQWPYPQGAQAGTARLYGDGVFPSSSRRARFADTRYRPAAEQADARYPFTLLTGRLRDQWHGMSRTGLAARLWNHVEAPLLEMHPLDLERRGLKAGALVRIRSRRGELVLPVQACADLRPGQVFLPMHWGSRFLSGQGVNALTTNACDPQSHQPELKHAAVQVEAVDLPWQMVGLRSGDGAEWMEKLRPVLGQFPYVTLGLAGRDMEVMVLRAAATHAPDAAALTALEQLLALEDGTRALSYRDARRGIAKRLLAEEGAITGALLTGETAAAEWLKDGMERGLALSEVRSWALAPLAAPPSGQVSRGKVVCNCFNVSAKEIEAEIAGGAGLVELQEKLKCGTECGSCVPELRRMIEFSGAESCKN